The proteins below are encoded in one region of Maribacter aestuarii:
- a CDS encoding MlaD family protein, with protein sequence MKLSRELKTGIIVIGGILLFVMGFSYLKSTPLFDNSKTLYAIYPNVGGLQAGTVVSINGYGVGKVNDIKFKDTQGNLIVTFSVSSDFKFSKNSRVELYDTGIIGGKGLQIIPVFDGAPEAQSGDTLLTDTRPGLTELAQQKLTPLFRKFESAVSDADSVLINVNDVLDSKTKKDLQTAINGLSELMTSLNGSAKVLNNILNNNQGKLDSSLTNFETLTYNFAKLSDSLNNAGLGRTLSSLESTVANLDMIMAKIEKGDGTLGKLMNDKELYTNLNSASRELDLLLQDFRLNPKRYVNVSVFGKKQKDYMVPEEDPAEKIEE encoded by the coding sequence TTGAAACTATCGAGGGAACTTAAAACGGGAATTATAGTAATCGGTGGAATCCTATTGTTTGTAATGGGATTCAGTTATTTAAAATCCACACCATTATTCGATAACAGTAAAACCTTGTACGCAATTTATCCTAATGTAGGAGGCTTGCAAGCAGGTACCGTGGTTTCCATAAACGGTTATGGGGTAGGTAAGGTAAATGATATTAAGTTCAAGGATACCCAAGGGAATTTGATTGTTACCTTTAGTGTTAGCAGTGATTTTAAATTTTCAAAGAATAGTAGGGTAGAGCTCTATGATACTGGTATCATTGGCGGTAAGGGACTTCAGATAATTCCGGTATTCGATGGTGCCCCTGAGGCGCAATCCGGTGATACACTTTTAACAGATACAAGACCTGGTCTTACGGAACTAGCACAGCAAAAACTGACTCCATTGTTTAGAAAGTTTGAATCCGCCGTTTCGGATGCCGATTCTGTCCTCATAAACGTTAATGATGTACTGGACTCTAAAACAAAGAAGGACTTGCAGACAGCCATTAATGGACTAAGTGAGCTTATGACCAGTCTCAACGGTAGTGCCAAAGTGCTGAACAATATTTTAAACAACAATCAAGGCAAGCTAGACAGTTCTCTAACCAATTTTGAGACATTGACCTATAATTTCGCCAAACTTTCGGACTCTTTGAATAATGCCGGGTTGGGTAGGACACTATCCAGTTTGGAATCTACCGTTGCGAATTTAGATATGATAATGGCCAAGATAGAAAAGGGAGACGGAACTTTAGGTAAGCTCATGAACGACAAGGAGTTGTATACAAATTTGAACAGCGCCTCTAGGGAATTGGATTTGTTGCTTCAGGATTTTAGGCTGAATCCTAAGCGCTACGTCAATGTATCTGTTTTCGGTAAAAAGCAAAAGGACTATATGGTGCCTGAAGAAGATCCAGCAGAAAAAATCGAAGAATAA
- a CDS encoding (Fe-S)-binding protein, with translation MQYLSNILFAILLIAGIGFFAKNIARLRRNINLGKSTDASDNKGQRWKNMAKIALGQTKMVVRPIAGILHIIVYVGFVIINIEVLEIILDGLLGTHRIFSGLGIIYDILIASFEILALLVIVAVVIFWARRNVIRLKRFMKPEMEGWPKKDGNLILYIELVLMALFLTMNATDFQLQLNGANHYASQSGIMGSFPVSQYLLPIFENTSNQTLILIERTAWWLHIAGILFFLNYLYYSKHLHILLAFPNTYYGRLVPKGQFENLEAVTNEVKLMMDPSADPFAAPPEDAPVPDKFGASDVMDLSRIQLLNAYTCTECGRCTSECPANQTGKKLSPRKIMMDTRDRLEEVGKIMDKNDGEFKEDGKQLLDDYITREELWACTTCNACVEACPVSIDPLSIIMDMRQYLVMENSAAPTDLNNMMGNIENNGAPWPFNQMDRLNWSNES, from the coding sequence ATGCAGTACTTATCCAATATTCTCTTTGCCATTCTTTTAATCGCCGGGATTGGTTTTTTTGCAAAGAATATAGCACGTCTCAGACGCAATATCAATTTAGGTAAATCGACGGATGCCTCCGATAATAAGGGCCAGCGTTGGAAGAACATGGCCAAGATTGCACTTGGACAAACAAAAATGGTTGTTAGGCCTATAGCTGGTATTTTACACATCATAGTTTATGTTGGTTTTGTTATTATCAATATTGAAGTTTTAGAAATTATCTTGGATGGTTTGTTGGGTACACATCGTATCTTTTCTGGACTTGGAATAATCTATGATATACTCATCGCTTCGTTTGAAATATTAGCTTTATTAGTCATAGTAGCGGTAGTAATCTTCTGGGCGAGGAGAAATGTGATTCGATTAAAACGATTCATGAAGCCAGAAATGGAGGGGTGGCCTAAAAAAGATGGAAATCTCATCCTGTACATAGAACTAGTGCTAATGGCCCTGTTTTTGACGATGAATGCTACTGATTTTCAGTTACAATTGAACGGAGCGAATCATTATGCCAGTCAATCTGGTATCATGGGCTCTTTTCCGGTAAGTCAATATTTATTGCCAATTTTTGAAAACACGTCCAACCAAACTTTGATACTTATAGAGCGTACTGCGTGGTGGTTACATATTGCTGGAATATTGTTTTTCCTCAATTATCTTTACTATTCAAAACATTTACATATTCTGTTAGCCTTTCCCAACACCTACTATGGTAGGTTAGTACCAAAGGGACAATTTGAAAATTTAGAGGCAGTAACCAATGAGGTTAAATTGATGATGGACCCATCTGCAGACCCATTTGCAGCTCCTCCTGAAGATGCGCCTGTACCTGACAAATTTGGCGCATCCGACGTAATGGACTTGAGTAGGATTCAACTGTTAAACGCCTATACCTGTACAGAATGTGGGCGCTGTACGAGCGAATGTCCAGCTAATCAGACCGGTAAAAAATTATCACCTAGGAAAATTATGATGGATACCCGTGACCGTTTAGAGGAAGTAGGTAAGATAATGGATAAGAATGATGGGGAATTCAAAGAAGATGGCAAACAGTTATTGGACGATTATATAACTCGTGAAGAATTATGGGCCTGCACCACATGTAATGCCTGTGTAGAGGCTTGTCCAGTAAGCATAGATCCATTGTCCATCATCATGGATATGCGACAGTACCTAGTAATGGAGAATTCTGCAGCACCCACTGATTTGAACAATATGATGGGGAATATCGAAAATAATGGGGCACCTTGGCCATTTAATCAGATGGACCGTTTAAATTGGAGTAACGAATCTTAA
- a CDS encoding (Fe-S)-binding protein — protein MASELKVPTMAELFAAGTTPEVLFWVGCAGSFDDRAKKITKAFVKILNKAQVSFAVLGTEESCTGDPAKRAGNEFLFQMQAVTNIEVMNAYGVKKVVTACPHCFNTLKNEYPGLGGTYEVVHHTQFLKQLLEEKRITMEGGAFKGKRITFHDPCYLGRANGVYEAPRELIRKLDAELVEMKNCKQKGLCCGAGGAQMFKEPEKGDKDVNIERTEQALETKPEIIAAGCPFCNTMMTDGVKNKEKEDSIAVMDIAEVIATAEDL, from the coding sequence ATGGCAAGTGAACTAAAAGTACCCACCATGGCAGAGCTCTTTGCCGCTGGCACTACCCCCGAGGTTTTGTTCTGGGTGGGATGTGCAGGTAGTTTTGATGATAGGGCAAAGAAAATAACCAAGGCTTTCGTTAAAATCTTAAATAAGGCCCAAGTATCTTTTGCTGTCTTAGGAACCGAAGAAAGCTGTACTGGGGATCCTGCAAAAAGGGCGGGGAATGAGTTTCTTTTCCAAATGCAAGCGGTAACCAATATTGAAGTAATGAATGCCTACGGGGTCAAAAAAGTAGTTACGGCATGTCCACATTGCTTTAACACCTTAAAAAACGAGTATCCTGGACTAGGAGGCACTTATGAAGTTGTTCATCATACTCAGTTCTTGAAACAATTATTGGAAGAAAAACGAATCACTATGGAAGGTGGCGCTTTCAAAGGTAAACGTATAACTTTTCACGATCCGTGTTATTTGGGCAGGGCCAATGGCGTATATGAAGCCCCTAGAGAACTCATCAGAAAATTGGATGCGGAGTTAGTAGAAATGAAGAATTGTAAGCAGAAAGGCTTATGTTGTGGTGCAGGTGGAGCCCAAATGTTCAAGGAACCGGAGAAAGGGGATAAGGATGTGAATATTGAACGCACGGAACAGGCCTTGGAAACAAAACCGGAAATAATTGCTGCTGGATGCCCATTTTGTAACACCATGATGACGGACGGTGTCAAAAATAAAGAAAAAGAGGATTCCATAGCAGTTATGGACATAGCAGAGGTCATAGCGACCGCAGAAGATTTATAG
- a CDS encoding ABC transporter ATPase produces the protein MLVDFNTLPDTSRVWIYQANRSFTDTELQEISSELDKFLSQWTAHGQGLKAGYEVRYKRFLIIALDQSSQPATGCSIDASVHFIQNLEKKYGVELLDKMNVSYKQGEYVAYKTLLEFKTMAKQRAISKNTIVFNNLVATKGEYREHWEVPASESWHARFV, from the coding sequence ATGTTAGTAGATTTTAATACATTACCGGACACCTCTAGAGTATGGATTTATCAAGCCAATAGATCTTTTACGGATACCGAATTACAAGAGATTTCTAGCGAATTGGATAAATTTCTGTCACAGTGGACCGCTCATGGCCAAGGTTTAAAAGCCGGTTACGAAGTTCGGTATAAACGCTTCTTGATTATTGCACTGGACCAAAGTAGCCAACCCGCCACCGGTTGCTCCATAGACGCTTCTGTTCATTTTATTCAAAATTTAGAAAAGAAATACGGAGTTGAATTGCTGGACAAAATGAACGTTTCCTACAAACAAGGTGAATATGTGGCCTACAAAACTTTATTGGAATTTAAAACCATGGCCAAACAAAGGGCGATTTCCAAAAACACCATCGTTTTTAATAACCTTGTGGCCACGAAAGGAGAATACAGAGAGCACTGGGAGGTGCCTGCTTCGGAAAGCTGGCATGCACGTTTTGTCTAA